Proteins encoded in a region of the Isosphaeraceae bacterium EP7 genome:
- a CDS encoding NADP-dependent isocitrate dehydrogenase, whose product MSKIKVEGTVVDLDGDEMTRIIWAAIKDTLIHPYLDINLEYYDLGIEKRDETNDQITVDAAHAILKHGVGVKCATITPDEARVEEFGLKKMWRSPNGTIRNILGGVIFREPIIISNIPRLVPGWNKPIIIGRHAFGDQYRATDFRFEGEGTLTITYTPKDGSTPITHEVFQSPGGGVAMAMYNLDDSIRDFARASLNYGLARNYPVYLSTKNTILKAYDGRFKDLFQEVFDAEFKDKFKAAGLTYEHRLIDDMVAACLKWEGGYVWACKNYDGDVQSDTVAQGFGSLGLMTSVLATPDGKVVEAEAAHGTVTRHFRQHQAGKPTSTNPIASIYAWTRGLAHRGKLDKNQALIDFSLTLEDVVIKTVESGKMTKDLALLIGPDQPYQTTEEFLATLAANLKTRLA is encoded by the coding sequence TTGTCCAAGATCAAGGTTGAAGGCACGGTGGTCGACCTCGACGGCGACGAGATGACCCGGATCATCTGGGCGGCCATCAAGGACACGCTGATCCACCCCTATCTCGACATCAACCTCGAGTATTACGACCTCGGCATCGAGAAGCGCGACGAGACCAACGACCAGATCACCGTCGACGCGGCGCACGCCATCCTCAAGCACGGCGTCGGCGTCAAGTGCGCGACGATCACGCCCGACGAGGCGCGGGTCGAGGAGTTCGGGCTCAAGAAGATGTGGCGGTCGCCCAACGGCACGATCCGCAACATCCTCGGCGGCGTGATCTTCCGCGAGCCGATCATCATCTCGAACATCCCCAGGTTGGTGCCCGGCTGGAACAAGCCGATCATCATCGGCCGTCACGCCTTCGGCGACCAGTACCGCGCCACCGACTTCCGGTTCGAGGGCGAAGGCACGCTGACGATCACCTACACCCCCAAGGACGGCTCGACGCCGATCACGCACGAGGTCTTCCAGTCGCCCGGCGGCGGCGTGGCCATGGCCATGTACAACCTGGACGACTCGATCCGCGACTTCGCCCGCGCCAGCCTGAATTACGGCCTGGCCCGCAACTACCCGGTCTACCTGTCGACGAAGAACACGATCCTGAAAGCCTACGACGGCCGCTTCAAGGACCTCTTCCAGGAGGTCTTCGACGCCGAGTTCAAGGACAAGTTCAAGGCGGCTGGCCTGACGTATGAGCATCGTCTGATCGACGACATGGTCGCGGCCTGCCTGAAGTGGGAGGGCGGCTACGTCTGGGCCTGCAAGAACTACGACGGCGACGTCCAGTCCGACACCGTCGCCCAGGGCTTCGGCTCGCTGGGCCTGATGACCAGCGTGCTGGCCACCCCCGACGGCAAGGTCGTCGAGGCCGAGGCCGCCCACGGCACGGTCACCCGCCACTTCCGCCAGCACCAGGCCGGCAAGCCGACCTCGACCAACCCGATCGCCTCGATCTACGCCTGGACCAGGGGCCTCGCCCATCGCGGCAAGCTCGACAAGAACCAGGCCCTCATCGACTTCAGCCTGACCCTGGAAGACGTCGTTATCAAGACCGTCGAGAGCGGCAAGATGACCAAGGACCTGGCCCTGCTCATCGGCCCCGATCAGCCCTACCAGACCACCGAGGAATTCCTGGCCACCCTGGCGGCCAACCTCAAAACCCGCCTCGCCTGA
- a CDS encoding class I SAM-dependent methyltransferase, which produces MAYDKGQATHEFTRWSESYDRSILQILLFGPSHRALIRRLKAVHGDRPFKLLDVGCGTGIFAERVRAALPNAQVWGMDLVRGMLSKGAERWSRLSADVQPVQGDSENLPFADGSFDAVTCANSFHHYPHQDRAVAEIRRVLAPGGRMLLIDGYRDALWGWFIFDVCVAGIEGDVHHASSALMRSYCESARFGELTQTVHRGPAPFLLTEAQTPPAVPSKSVPTPHFGRTSKVAR; this is translated from the coding sequence ATGGCGTACGACAAAGGTCAGGCCACTCACGAGTTCACCCGCTGGAGCGAGAGCTACGACCGGAGCATCTTGCAGATTCTCCTGTTCGGGCCATCACACAGGGCGCTCATCCGCCGCTTGAAGGCGGTGCACGGCGACCGGCCGTTCAAGCTGCTCGACGTCGGCTGCGGCACCGGAATCTTCGCCGAGCGGGTGCGGGCCGCGTTACCCAATGCTCAGGTCTGGGGAATGGACCTGGTCCGCGGGATGCTGAGCAAGGGGGCCGAACGCTGGTCCAGGCTCTCCGCCGATGTCCAGCCCGTACAAGGGGATAGCGAAAACCTGCCGTTCGCCGACGGGTCGTTCGACGCGGTGACCTGCGCCAATAGCTTCCATCATTATCCCCATCAGGACCGCGCGGTGGCCGAGATCCGCCGTGTGCTGGCGCCGGGCGGCCGGATGCTCCTGATCGACGGATATCGGGATGCGCTCTGGGGTTGGTTCATCTTCGACGTCTGCGTCGCGGGGATCGAAGGGGACGTGCACCACGCGTCGTCGGCCCTGATGCGGTCGTATTGCGAGTCGGCCAGGTTCGGCGAGCTGACCCAGACGGTCCACCGCGGTCCGGCTCCGTTCCTGCTGACCGAGGCCCAGACGCCGCCGGCCGTGCCGTCGAAGAGCGTGCCGACGCCGCACTTCGGGCGGACCTCAAAGGTTGCCCGCTGA
- a CDS encoding aminotransferase class V-fold PLP-dependent enzyme — MPDLPVYMDNHATTRVDPRVVEAMMPYFTTTYGNAGSVSHRFGWDAAAAVDSARERIAAAIGAEAREIVFTSGATESNNLALKGALPQLARKGKHVVSAISEHKAVLDPLKRLAREGWDVTFVPCDATGYVSAEVIEAALRPDTVLVSVMAANNEVGTINPVRQIGLICRDRGIVFHTDATQAVGKVPIDVNDDAVDLLSLSAHKIYGPKGIGALYVRRRDPQVRLTPIFDGGGHERGMRSGTLAVPLIVALAKAVEIMGQESEAENARILTLRERLHTSIGARVESIQLNGHPTLRLPGNLNLSFGYVDGEALMMAMREVAVSSGSACSSAEPDPSHVLLAMGLDDDMARASLRFGLGRFTTAEEVDFTVDAVSQAVARLRPMSAAWSSRP; from the coding sequence GTGCCGGACCTGCCCGTCTACATGGACAACCACGCCACGACCCGCGTCGATCCACGTGTCGTCGAGGCGATGATGCCTTATTTCACGACGACTTACGGCAACGCGGGGAGCGTCTCGCACCGGTTCGGATGGGACGCCGCAGCCGCCGTCGACTCGGCCCGCGAGCGGATCGCGGCGGCGATTGGGGCCGAGGCCCGCGAGATCGTCTTCACGTCGGGCGCAACCGAGTCGAACAACCTCGCCCTCAAGGGGGCTCTGCCTCAGCTCGCCAGGAAGGGAAAGCACGTCGTCTCGGCGATCTCCGAGCACAAGGCGGTGCTCGACCCCCTCAAGCGGCTGGCCCGCGAAGGCTGGGACGTCACCTTCGTCCCTTGCGACGCCACCGGTTACGTCTCGGCCGAGGTCATCGAGGCCGCGCTCAGGCCCGACACCGTGCTCGTCTCGGTGATGGCCGCGAACAACGAGGTTGGCACGATCAACCCGGTCCGTCAGATCGGCCTGATCTGTCGCGATCGAGGGATCGTCTTCCATACCGACGCCACCCAGGCCGTCGGCAAGGTGCCGATCGACGTTAACGACGACGCCGTCGACCTGCTCAGCCTGTCGGCACATAAGATCTACGGCCCCAAAGGGATTGGAGCCCTTTACGTCCGTCGCCGCGACCCGCAGGTCCGCCTCACCCCCATCTTCGACGGCGGCGGGCATGAGCGCGGGATGCGGAGCGGCACGCTGGCCGTCCCGCTCATCGTCGCGCTGGCCAAGGCCGTCGAGATCATGGGCCAGGAGTCGGAGGCGGAGAACGCCCGGATCCTGACCCTTCGGGAGCGGCTGCATACGAGCATCGGGGCACGCGTCGAGTCGATCCAGCTCAACGGGCACCCGACATTGCGCCTGCCCGGAAACCTCAACCTCAGCTTTGGTTACGTCGATGGTGAGGCCCTGATGATGGCGATGCGCGAGGTGGCCGTCTCGTCGGGGTCGGCCTGCTCGTCGGCCGAGCCCGACCCCAGTCACGTCCTGCTGGCGATGGGCCTGGATGACGACATGGCCCGTGCCAGCCTTCGTTTCGGGCTTGGGCGGTTCACCACCGCCGAGGAGGTCGACTTCACCGTCGACGCCGTCTCCCAGGCGGTCGCCCGGCTCCGGCCGATGAGCGCCGCATGGTCGTCCCGACCCTGA
- a CDS encoding iron-sulfur cluster assembly accessory protein codes for MAVSLSEKAATEVKKIIEEQNLPEGTVLRIGVQGGGCSGFAYSLNFDTETTDKDRIAEFHGVRMAVEKKYDPYLDGTVVDFYDGLEKRGFVFNNPNVVKSCGCGSSFQV; via the coding sequence ATGGCCGTGTCACTGAGCGAGAAGGCCGCCACCGAGGTCAAGAAGATCATCGAGGAGCAGAATCTGCCCGAGGGCACGGTCCTGCGAATCGGCGTGCAGGGCGGCGGTTGCTCCGGCTTCGCCTACAGCCTGAACTTCGACACCGAGACGACCGACAAGGACCGGATCGCCGAGTTCCACGGCGTCCGGATGGCGGTCGAAAAGAAGTACGACCCCTACCTCGACGGCACCGTTGTCGATTTCTACGACGGCCTGGAGAAGCGCGGGTTCGTCTTCAATAATCCCAACGTCGTGAAGAGCTGCGGTTGCGGCAGCTCGTTCCAGGTCTGA
- a CDS encoding sulfite oxidase, which yields MNDHDSIFRFGRRDLLRGAAAIPLLGARAGALAADAEPPAPGFVLRQSEPRNLESPFSSLESFITPTDRFFVRSHFPVPKLDAATWSLAVDGAVATPFEIGLDELKRLPSRTLTAMIECAGNGRVFLTPRANGLLWENGAVSNAEWTGVPLAAVLDRAGLKPGAVDVVLEGADKGRIDADPKTPGVIQYARSVPLAKALNDVVLVYKMNGKDLTQLHGAPVRALVPGWYGMASVKWLTRILVTDRAFGGYFQTFDYSTFDRVQGQPTLVPLGENGLKSQIARPARMEVVPRGKPYRVSGAAWAGEAGVAGVDLSVDGGKTWSKAELLGDPVKFAWRLWQWTWQVPDTPGKQTLMARATSDRGAVQPMTRDDDLRTVKIHHVIPVEVDVA from the coding sequence ATGAATGATCATGATTCAATATTTCGATTCGGACGCCGTGACCTGCTCCGGGGCGCCGCGGCGATCCCGCTGCTGGGTGCCCGCGCGGGGGCCCTGGCCGCCGACGCCGAGCCGCCTGCCCCGGGGTTTGTGCTGCGGCAGTCCGAGCCCAGGAACCTCGAGTCCCCGTTCTCGTCGCTCGAAAGCTTCATCACGCCGACCGACCGGTTCTTCGTCCGCAGCCATTTCCCCGTGCCCAAGCTCGACGCCGCGACCTGGAGCCTGGCGGTCGACGGGGCCGTCGCGACGCCCTTCGAGATCGGCCTGGACGAGCTGAAACGGCTCCCTTCCAGGACCCTGACGGCCATGATCGAGTGCGCCGGCAACGGCCGGGTCTTCCTCACGCCCAGGGCCAACGGCCTGCTCTGGGAGAACGGGGCCGTCAGCAACGCCGAGTGGACCGGGGTTCCGCTCGCCGCCGTGCTGGATCGTGCCGGCCTCAAGCCCGGGGCCGTGGACGTGGTGCTGGAAGGGGCCGACAAGGGGAGGATCGACGCCGATCCCAAGACGCCCGGGGTCATCCAATACGCCCGCAGCGTTCCCCTGGCCAAGGCGCTCAACGACGTCGTGCTCGTCTACAAGATGAACGGCAAGGACCTGACGCAGCTCCACGGAGCCCCCGTCCGGGCCTTGGTGCCCGGCTGGTACGGCATGGCCTCGGTGAAGTGGCTGACCCGCATCCTGGTGACCGACCGTGCCTTCGGCGGCTACTTCCAGACCTTCGACTACTCGACCTTCGACCGCGTGCAAGGTCAGCCGACGCTGGTGCCGCTGGGCGAGAACGGCCTGAAGTCGCAGATCGCCCGCCCCGCCCGCATGGAAGTCGTGCCCAGGGGCAAGCCTTACCGGGTCAGCGGAGCCGCCTGGGCCGGCGAGGCCGGGGTGGCGGGAGTCGACCTGAGCGTCGACGGCGGCAAGACCTGGAGCAAGGCCGAACTGCTGGGCGACCCGGTCAAGTTCGCCTGGCGGCTCTGGCAGTGGACCTGGCAGGTTCCCGACACCCCCGGCAAGCAAACCCTCATGGCCAGGGCGACCAGCGACCGAGGCGCGGTTCAGCCGATGACCCGGGACGACGACCTGCGCACCGTGAAGATCCACCACGTCATTCCCGTGGAGGTCGACGTGGCCTGA
- a CDS encoding TCR/Tet family MFS transporter, translating to MKSLYFIMVTMFLDAFGLGFIIPSLPDVIRRFSRDPAMVNVYFGYFVASYALMQFLASPVLGALSDRYGRRPILLVSLLAAGLDYLLMAYASSLSILFVGRLISGLTGASMTVANSYVGDTSDDSNRSANFGMLGAAGGLGFIAGPAVGGLLASRYGVEAPFLAAAAFNLMNFAFGLLVLPESLPAERRRPVQVGQFHPLRSLMKSARMAPRLIGVYALFFMAEQVYVSVWTLYTEHRYGWDAAQVGLSLGFVGLLIALTQGGLTGRASALLGERRAIRLGLLCTTAGMVAIALAGRGWMMYPIFAATCFSFVAGPALQSLISAGVPSAEQGELQGSLVSIGAMTEFLGPPLYTGLFAASTLTGTSGGFPGSPFLAAALFSAAGLVVLGGRDRTPPGTAVEEGELAELRSD from the coding sequence ATGAAGAGCCTCTATTTCATCATGGTGACGATGTTCCTGGACGCGTTCGGGCTGGGGTTCATCATCCCGAGCCTGCCGGATGTGATCCGCAGGTTCAGCCGCGACCCGGCCATGGTCAACGTCTACTTCGGCTACTTCGTGGCGAGCTACGCCCTGATGCAGTTCCTGGCGTCGCCCGTCCTCGGCGCCCTGTCCGACCGCTACGGCCGGCGGCCGATCCTGCTGGTCTCGCTGCTGGCGGCGGGCCTGGATTACCTGCTGATGGCCTACGCCTCGAGCCTGTCGATCCTGTTCGTGGGCCGCCTGATCTCGGGCCTGACCGGCGCCAGCATGACGGTGGCCAACTCCTACGTCGGCGACACCTCGGACGACTCCAACCGGTCGGCCAACTTCGGCATGCTGGGCGCGGCGGGCGGCCTGGGCTTCATCGCCGGGCCCGCGGTCGGAGGCCTGCTCGCGAGCCGGTACGGGGTCGAGGCGCCGTTCCTGGCGGCCGCGGCCTTCAACCTCATGAACTTCGCCTTCGGCCTGCTCGTGCTGCCCGAGTCGCTGCCCGCCGAGCGCCGGAGGCCAGTGCAGGTCGGCCAGTTCCACCCGCTGAGGTCGCTCATGAAGTCGGCCCGGATGGCGCCCCGGCTGATCGGCGTCTACGCCCTCTTCTTCATGGCCGAGCAGGTCTACGTCAGCGTCTGGACCCTCTACACCGAGCACCGCTATGGATGGGACGCGGCGCAGGTCGGGCTTTCCCTGGGCTTCGTCGGCCTGCTGATCGCCCTGACGCAGGGGGGCCTGACCGGCCGGGCCTCGGCCCTGCTGGGCGAGCGCCGGGCGATCCGCCTGGGGCTGCTCTGCACCACCGCCGGGATGGTGGCCATCGCGCTGGCCGGCCGGGGCTGGATGATGTACCCGATCTTCGCGGCCACCTGCTTCTCCTTCGTCGCGGGCCCGGCCTTGCAGTCGTTGATCTCGGCGGGGGTCCCCTCCGCCGAGCAGGGGGAGCTTCAGGGGAGCCTCGTGTCGATCGGGGCGATGACCGAGTTCCTCGGGCCGCCGCTTTACACCGGTCTCTTCGCGGCCTCGACGCTGACGGGGACCTCGGGGGGCTTCCCGGGCAGCCCGTTCCTTGCCGCCGCCCTCTTCAGCGCCGCCGGGCTCGTCGTGCTGGGCGGACGCGACCGCACGCCGCCCGGCACGGCCGTCGAGGAGGGCGAGCTCGCCGAGCTCCGATCCGATTAG
- a CDS encoding DUF1559 domain-containing protein: MPTSKAACPARRGFTLIELLVVISIIAVLIALLLPAVQSAREAARRIQCTNNLKQLGLSLHNYHDTHNRFPLGSTSATLKSGYLYRQPFLSALLPFLEQRSLYESFNYNLSFQETANVTSRAARVNAFQCPTDTPQTFVNNGGAVVDVKGNYGVSWGQNVYANQLLQSVFDLNFGASFAEISDGTGQTLLLAELIQTPHPTGQDVSVIDRRGRIWSEQSSSHQFSTKLAPNSPLPDYGACWPNSVPRTPCTRNTGDAINHYIGSRSNHPGGVNVLLGDGSVRFIKDTINLASWKALSSRAGGEIISADSY; this comes from the coding sequence GTGCCGACCTCGAAGGCCGCGTGCCCGGCTCGGAGGGGCTTCACGCTCATCGAGCTGCTGGTCGTCATCTCCATCATCGCCGTCCTGATCGCACTCCTACTGCCCGCCGTGCAGAGCGCACGCGAGGCCGCCAGGCGCATCCAGTGCACCAACAACCTCAAGCAGCTGGGCCTTTCGCTGCACAATTACCACGACACCCACAATCGGTTCCCGCTCGGCTCGACCTCGGCGACCTTGAAGAGCGGCTACCTCTATCGCCAACCGTTCCTGTCGGCCCTGCTGCCGTTCCTGGAGCAGCGTTCGCTGTACGAGAGCTTCAACTACAACCTGAGCTTCCAGGAGACGGCCAACGTCACGTCGCGTGCCGCGCGGGTGAACGCCTTCCAGTGCCCGACGGACACCCCCCAGACATTCGTCAACAACGGCGGCGCCGTCGTTGACGTGAAGGGAAACTACGGAGTCTCCTGGGGTCAGAACGTCTACGCCAACCAGCTCCTCCAATCGGTCTTCGACCTGAACTTCGGGGCCAGCTTCGCGGAGATCAGCGACGGGACCGGACAGACCCTGCTGTTGGCCGAGCTAATCCAGACTCCCCACCCGACCGGCCAGGACGTCTCGGTGATCGACCGCCGCGGCCGGATCTGGAGCGAGCAGTCGTCGTCACATCAGTTCTCCACCAAGCTCGCCCCCAACAGCCCCCTGCCCGACTACGGCGCCTGCTGGCCCAACTCGGTCCCCAGGACACCCTGCACTCGCAACACCGGCGACGCGATTAACCATTACATCGGATCGCGCAGCAACCACCCGGGCGGCGTCAACGTGCTGCTGGGCGACGGCTCGGTCCGGTTCATCAAGGACACCATCAACCTGGCCAGCTGGAAGGCCCTGAGCAGCCGGGCCGGCGGCGAGATCATCAGCGCCGACAGCTACTGA
- a CDS encoding DUF1559 domain-containing protein yields the protein MQIHRRSRGFTLIELLVVISIIAVLIALLLPAVQSAREAARRTQCVNNLKQMGLAVHNYESTNGCFPPSSIYPSPLDSWGWAPAGHLALLQYVEQGVMYNAYNAGAVHPNGNGSQMYDMNATVFNTQIATLLCPSDPPMVKVSLCSYVGNAAGPFPMTGYSGTFVPTEASWPEGAPSPGANTSTLKISGIVDGTSNTALFSEKLTAHSNVGNVTAASGNPNDARRVWFRAPDMGREKTSQTLLAVQTMLASCKSMAPSTVATGSASETSGWFRSYPAYANYGVYHHTGTPNSRNCGANFIAEWGQDFWGTSNASSLHPGGVNTCFSDGSIKFIKDTVSQQTWWAIGTRAGGEVLSSDSY from the coding sequence ATGCAGATCCATCGTCGTTCTCGCGGCTTCACGCTCATCGAACTGCTCGTCGTCATCTCCATCATCGCCGTCCTGATCGCACTCCTCCTGCCCGCCGTACAGAGCGCACGCGAGGCCGCCAGGCGTACACAGTGCGTCAATAATCTGAAGCAGATGGGCCTCGCGGTCCACAATTACGAGAGCACCAATGGGTGCTTCCCGCCCTCTTCGATCTATCCTTCTCCGCTCGACAGCTGGGGCTGGGCTCCCGCGGGTCACCTGGCCCTGCTCCAGTATGTGGAGCAAGGCGTGATGTATAACGCGTATAACGCGGGTGCCGTGCACCCGAACGGCAACGGGAGCCAGATGTATGACATGAACGCGACCGTGTTCAACACGCAGATCGCCACCCTGCTCTGCCCGTCCGACCCGCCGATGGTGAAGGTGAGCCTCTGCAGCTATGTGGGCAACGCCGCGGGACCGTTCCCGATGACGGGCTACAGCGGCACCTTCGTGCCGACGGAAGCGTCGTGGCCCGAGGGCGCGCCCAGCCCCGGGGCGAACACGTCGACCCTGAAGATCTCCGGGATCGTCGACGGCACGAGCAACACGGCCCTGTTCAGCGAGAAGCTGACGGCGCACTCCAACGTGGGCAACGTGACGGCGGCCAGCGGCAACCCGAACGATGCCCGCCGCGTCTGGTTCAGGGCCCCCGACATGGGCCGCGAGAAGACCTCGCAAACCCTCCTGGCGGTCCAGACGATGCTGGCCAGCTGCAAGTCGATGGCCCCGTCCACGGTGGCGACGGGCTCGGCCAGCGAGACGTCGGGGTGGTTCCGCAGCTACCCTGCCTATGCGAACTACGGCGTGTACCACCACACCGGGACGCCGAACAGCCGGAACTGCGGGGCCAACTTCATCGCCGAGTGGGGACAGGACTTCTGGGGCACCTCCAACGCGTCGAGCCTGCACCCGGGCGGCGTGAACACATGCTTCTCCGACGGCTCGATCAAGTTCATCAAGGACACGGTCAGCCAGCAGACCTGGTGGGCGATCGGCACCCGGGCCGGCGGCGAGGTGCTCAGCTCCGACTCCTACTGA
- a CDS encoding DUF1501 domain-containing protein: MTHGQRPAARTACEGTLPRRGFLRAGLAGWSALSLADMLRARSVAAQSPAGDPSMIVVWLWGGPSHMETFDPKPDAPVEYRGLQAAIPTNVPGISITERLPLLAAMADKYCLVRSCAHESPGHVNSTHSMLTGYPGELLETPPFRPRYPVLFSVANKVLPTRRVGMPQYLGLPDVIRYGGGAHLGPAYDPLTVAGNPNLDGFGVPALALDDSKKARLRGRLGLLSAFDTMRSDLDASGLVDTLGAFERQAVSMLTGDTARRAFDLSREDPRLRDRYGRDVIGQRCLLARRLVESGARLVTVDFPCIEGQKAFSWDDHASVWNIFDEMAKRLPVLDRAVSALIADIHSRGMDRDTLVVVMGEMGRTPRLSNFNGQPGREHWPGAMSILMSGGGMPMGQVVGSTTRKGEEPKDRRLDPGDVLATWYKHLGIDHTLSFPDHSGRPIPLLARGEPIRELI, from the coding sequence ATGACTCACGGCCAGCGCCCTGCTGCACGAACCGCCTGCGAGGGGACGCTCCCACGCCGCGGTTTCCTCCGGGCCGGGCTCGCCGGCTGGTCGGCCCTGTCGCTGGCCGACATGCTCCGCGCCCGGTCGGTCGCGGCCCAGTCCCCCGCCGGCGACCCCTCGATGATCGTCGTCTGGCTCTGGGGCGGCCCCAGCCACATGGAGACGTTCGACCCCAAGCCCGACGCCCCGGTCGAGTATCGGGGGCTCCAGGCCGCCATCCCCACCAACGTCCCGGGCATCTCCATCACCGAGCGGCTGCCGCTGCTCGCCGCGATGGCCGACAAGTATTGCCTCGTCCGCTCATGTGCCCACGAAAGCCCGGGCCACGTCAACAGCACCCACAGCATGCTCACCGGCTATCCCGGAGAGCTCCTGGAGACGCCCCCCTTCCGGCCCCGCTACCCGGTCCTCTTCTCCGTCGCCAACAAGGTGCTGCCCACCCGCCGCGTGGGCATGCCCCAGTACCTGGGGCTGCCCGATGTCATCCGCTACGGCGGGGGCGCGCACCTCGGCCCGGCTTACGACCCGCTGACGGTGGCGGGAAACCCCAATCTCGACGGCTTCGGCGTGCCGGCCCTCGCGCTCGACGACTCGAAGAAGGCGCGGCTCCGCGGCCGGCTCGGCCTGCTCTCCGCGTTCGACACGATGCGGTCCGACCTCGACGCCTCGGGGCTGGTCGACACCCTGGGCGCCTTCGAGCGTCAGGCCGTCTCCATGCTCACCGGCGACACCGCGCGTCGGGCCTTCGACCTCTCGCGCGAAGACCCGAGGCTCCGCGATCGCTACGGCCGCGACGTCATCGGCCAGCGGTGCCTGCTCGCCAGGCGACTGGTCGAGTCGGGCGCGCGGCTCGTCACGGTTGACTTCCCCTGCATCGAGGGGCAGAAGGCCTTCTCCTGGGACGACCACGCCAGCGTCTGGAACATCTTCGACGAGATGGCCAAGCGCCTCCCCGTGCTCGACCGCGCCGTCTCGGCGCTCATCGCCGACATCCACTCGCGCGGCATGGACCGAGACACCCTGGTCGTCGTGATGGGCGAGATGGGCCGCACGCCCAGGCTCTCCAACTTCAACGGCCAGCCCGGCCGCGAGCACTGGCCCGGCGCCATGTCCATCCTCATGTCCGGCGGCGGCATGCCCATGGGCCAGGTCGTCGGCTCGACCACCCGCAAGGGGGAGGAGCCGAAGGACCGGAGGCTCGACCCGGGCGACGTCCTGGCCACCTGGTACAAGCACCTCGGCATCGACCACACCCTCTCGTTCCCCGACCACTCCGGCCGGCCCATCCCGCTCCTGGCCCGGGGCGAGCCGATCCGCGAGCTGATCTGA
- the ybaK gene encoding Cys-tRNA(Pro) deacylase, translating into MAITKTNAVRLLERLGVPHELRDYEVDPDDLAAEGVAVKLGMPAEQVFKTLVARGDRHGICLAVVPGDARLDLKALALVNGDRKVETVALKEVQPLTGYIRGGVTALAGKKDYPVVVDETAQLFDKISVSAGIRGLQILIAPDDYLRVTGGRYAAIAGEKP; encoded by the coding sequence GTGGCGATCACGAAGACCAACGCGGTGCGGCTGCTGGAGCGGCTGGGTGTGCCGCACGAGCTGCGCGACTACGAAGTGGACCCCGACGACCTGGCCGCCGAGGGGGTCGCCGTGAAGCTGGGCATGCCCGCCGAGCAGGTCTTCAAGACCCTGGTCGCACGCGGCGACCGCCACGGCATCTGCCTGGCCGTGGTGCCCGGCGATGCGCGGCTGGACCTGAAGGCGCTGGCGCTGGTCAACGGCGACCGCAAGGTCGAGACCGTCGCGCTGAAGGAGGTGCAGCCGCTGACCGGCTACATCCGCGGGGGCGTGACGGCGCTTGCCGGCAAGAAAGATTACCCGGTCGTGGTGGACGAGACCGCACAATTGTTCGACAAAATCTCGGTCTCGGCCGGAATCCGCGGCCTGCAAATCCTGATCGCCCCCGACGACTACCTGCGCGTGACCGGCGGCCGTTACGCCGCAATCGCCGGTGAGAAGCCCTGA
- a CDS encoding DUF952 domain-containing protein has translation MTEVFHITTRDAWEHALEAGEYRSDTLATEGFIHASTREQVLSTANRFFAGRDDLLVLRIDVSKLASPLRLELGADVQELFPHLHGPLNLDAVTGARPLEPDARGHFTGPID, from the coding sequence ATGACCGAGGTCTTCCACATCACGACCCGCGACGCCTGGGAGCACGCCCTGGAGGCGGGCGAGTATCGCTCCGACACCCTGGCGACCGAGGGGTTCATCCACGCCTCGACACGCGAGCAGGTTTTGTCGACCGCCAACCGCTTCTTCGCGGGCCGGGACGACCTGCTGGTGCTGCGCATCGACGTGTCAAAGCTCGCCTCGCCGCTGAGGCTCGAGCTTGGCGCCGATGTGCAGGAACTCTTCCCGCACCTGCACGGTCCCCTGAATCTCGACGCGGTGACGGGCGCCCGGCCGCTTGAGCCGGACGCTCGAGGTCACTTCACCGGGCCGATCGACTGA